The DNA sequence TTAGTTAAACATTGTGGTTGTTTTACAGGTGCAAATTCAGCCACATTCAATATTGTAAACAAGTGCAGCTACCCAGTCTGGCCGGGACTTTTGTCCGGCGCCGGAACACCACAACTCTCCACTACCGGATTCGCCCTTCAACCTGGCGAATCTAATGTGGTGTCCATCCCAGCCGGATGGTCCGGCCGTGTATGGGGCCGGACCCTTTGCTCCACAGACTCCGTCGGAAAATTCTCATGTCTCACCGGAGACTGCGGTTCTTCCGCCGTAGAATGTGGTGGCGCCGGCGCCGTACCTCCGGCGACTCTGGCGGAATTCACCCTAAACGGCGCCGGAGGACTAGATTTCTATGACGTGAGCCTGGTTGACGGTTACAACCTCCCGATGATGGTGGTGCCTCACGGCGGCGGAAACTGTACGGCGACGGGATGCGTGGCGGATTTGAATGGTGGGTGTCCATCAGAGCTGAAGGTGAAGGCGGGAAGAGAGGAAGCGCGTGACGAGGGCGTGGCTTGCAAGAGCGCGTGTGAAGCGTTCGGTGATCCGAAGTACTGTTGCAGTGGAGATTACGCGACGCCGCAGAGTTGCAAGCCCACTTCGTACTCGCAGTTCTTCAAGCGCGCGTGCCCACGCGCTTATAGCTACGCTTATGATGATGGCACCAGCACCTTCACCTGTGCTTCTGCGGATTATCTCATCACTTTCTGTCCCAAACCTCCCAAAAGGTACTAAATTCTTGGTATTCATCATTTTGTTACATGTTATTTAATTAACATAtctatatcttaattttttttccaatctTAAAAACTAGAGACAAAATTCAATAGCTTTGGCCAAGTAAAGTATGTGATAcatatctaaattaaatcaaCTATATGTGGTGTATACTACACTCAGTTACtagattagttattaatataaattcaaaaatactatttatacattaaaattaactactaaaatcagtcactaatatatttttgtgtataaatatatgtgtagtttaatttatttttaatgtatatttatatttcaatatgtattttatacttatGACTAGatttagtagctaattttagtatacacgtaACATAGtcgatataaaatatatgttaaacatCACACACATACATTTATACAATAGTGACTATTTTTTTATGTACAGGTAATGTTCTCtaacattttattttaaagataaataaattatcGATTTTGAGAGACTaatttatctttatata is a window from the Arachis hypogaea cultivar Tifrunner chromosome 1, arahy.Tifrunner.gnm2.J5K5, whole genome shotgun sequence genome containing:
- the LOC112796517 gene encoding thaumatin-like protein 1b translates to MAVAILLFISLSHFVTGANSATFNIVNKCSYPVWPGLLSGAGTPQLSTTGFALQPGESNVVSIPAGWSGRVWGRTLCSTDSVGKFSCLTGDCGSSAVECGGAGAVPPATLAEFTLNGAGGLDFYDVSLVDGYNLPMMVVPHGGGNCTATGCVADLNGGCPSELKVKAGREEARDEGVACKSACEAFGDPKYCCSGDYATPQSCKPTSYSQFFKRACPRAYSYAYDDGTSTFTCASADYLITFCPKPPKSSMKVVNGKFPTAADISRGHKLKHESATYMTIAITAILVSIWWRFN